In Candidatus Saganbacteria bacterium, a single window of DNA contains:
- a CDS encoding glycosyltransferase family 4 protein produces MKILILARMTTSFSGNTVFERPVGGSESALFYLTRELARLGHEIIIFNNCGKEAGIYEGVDYRQFNSLSEIVKISRQKDFDIFISFRDLPAFIFPVKAKKRIWWGHDDFSNVWNYKGFKKYLGAGFLKLAGALVNRYCDCLFVVSGWLGKICGEKLGIRKEKIFVTKNGAYLPYFDGNDTRKNPYRLVYTSVPARGLDVLLDIFPLIRREVPQAALHIYCGFDLGVLKEKDRIVAETIYEKTKQDRVYLEGTRKHSDLAGELQKSGLFLYPSHAVPHAAFYAETSCIAALEAQAAGCPVITSNRGAMPESIRNGETGILIDGDPFSKEYKERFAADTIALLKDPGRYNKMSCAAVRFIRENYSWSLIAKEWTAKFKEMLK; encoded by the coding sequence ATGAAGATCCTTATCCTGGCCAGGATGACGACCTCGTTCTCGGGGAATACTGTGTTCGAACGGCCTGTCGGCGGCAGCGAATCAGCTCTCTTTTACCTTACAAGGGAACTCGCCCGTCTCGGCCACGAAATAATCATCTTTAACAATTGCGGAAAAGAAGCAGGCATATATGAGGGCGTGGACTACAGGCAGTTCAATTCTCTTTCAGAGATCGTAAAGATATCAAGACAGAAGGATTTCGACATCTTCATTTCTTTCAGGGACCTCCCCGCTTTTATCTTCCCCGTTAAAGCAAAGAAAAGGATCTGGTGGGGGCATGATGATTTTTCAAATGTCTGGAATTATAAGGGTTTTAAAAAATATTTAGGGGCCGGGTTTTTGAAGTTAGCGGGGGCCCTTGTGAACAGGTACTGTGATTGTCTCTTTGTTGTCAGCGGCTGGCTCGGCAAGATCTGCGGGGAAAAGCTCGGCATCAGGAAAGAAAAGATATTCGTCACGAAGAACGGCGCGTATCTTCCGTATTTTGACGGTAATGACACAAGGAAAAATCCTTATCGTTTAGTCTACACCAGCGTGCCCGCGAGAGGACTGGACGTGCTGCTCGATATCTTCCCGCTCATCAGACGTGAAGTTCCACAGGCGGCGCTTCACATCTATTGCGGGTTTGATCTTGGCGTTCTGAAGGAAAAAGACCGGATAGTCGCAGAGACAATATATGAAAAGACAAAACAGGACAGGGTCTATCTTGAAGGCACAAGAAAACACTCCGACCTTGCAGGGGAACTTCAAAAGTCGGGATTGTTTTTGTATCCCAGCCATGCAGTGCCGCACGCGGCCTTTTATGCCGAGACCAGCTGCATAGCCGCGCTTGAAGCGCAGGCTGCCGGATGTCCGGTTATCACGTCGAACCGGGGTGCGATGCCGGAAAGCATCAGGAACGGGGAAACCGGCATCCTTATAGACGGAGACCCGTTCAGCAAAGAGTACAAAGAAAGATTTGCTGCAGATACTATAGCCCTTCTCAAAGACCCGGGAAGATATAATAAAATGAGCTGTGCGGCAGTCAGATTCATCAGGGAGAATTATTCATGGTCGCTGATCGCAAAAGAATGGACGGCAAAATTCAAGGAAATGCTTAAGTGA
- a CDS encoding glycosyltransferase family 1 protein: MQSNKRLNIGIEGNCLFGHADGISAYTYNLIKYLCVVEKKDRFLVLSSAVPLFKKNRIDFKQHNLVNPGIFSSAARQRIDVYHDACFALTTPEPDRSHIVTVHDISSIARPELYPEDRSVFFRDRLAKVLKNTGTVIVPSDFVKREVLKFFTLDAGKINVIYEGIGDEFVPQTVYRTGLVKARYGLKRPYILFVGPVEERKNISGVLEAYSQLKYESPPDLVIAGDKRWLKEDLNDKIKRLELSGTVKYLGYVPKKELPALYSGAQLLVWPSLYEGFGLPVLEAMSCGTPVITSDASSMPEVAGDAAVLVNPYNIDGIADAIRGLLSNKERRLALSQKGLARAKLFSAKKMASDTLELYRKAAMR; the protein is encoded by the coding sequence ATGCAAAGTAATAAGCGGCTCAACATCGGTATCGAGGGGAACTGCCTTTTCGGGCACGCCGACGGCATATCGGCGTATACTTACAATCTCATCAAATATCTTTGCGTCGTCGAAAAAAAAGACAGATTCCTGGTCCTGAGCTCTGCCGTCCCCCTGTTCAAGAAGAACCGTATCGATTTCAAACAGCATAACCTGGTCAATCCCGGTATTTTTTCGTCCGCGGCAAGACAGAGGATCGATGTCTACCACGATGCCTGCTTTGCCCTTACGACGCCTGAACCTGACCGCAGCCATATCGTCACTGTCCACGATATCTCTTCGATAGCCAGGCCTGAACTATACCCCGAAGACAGGTCTGTTTTTTTTAGAGACCGCCTTGCAAAGGTCCTGAAAAACACCGGCACCGTCATCGTACCTTCGGATTTTGTGAAGAGAGAGGTCCTTAAGTTTTTTACCCTGGATGCCGGGAAGATAAATGTGATATATGAAGGTATCGGCGATGAATTTGTACCGCAGACGGTCTACCGTACCGGTTTAGTCAAGGCAAGATACGGCTTAAAAAGGCCTTACATCCTTTTTGTGGGGCCGGTAGAGGAAAGGAAGAACATCTCGGGAGTGCTTGAAGCTTATTCCCAGCTTAAATATGAATCGCCTCCTGACTTGGTGATCGCGGGAGACAAGAGATGGCTCAAAGAGGACCTGAACGATAAAATAAAAAGGCTTGAACTGTCCGGCACCGTAAAATATCTCGGGTACGTCCCGAAAAAAGAGCTCCCCGCGCTATACAGCGGCGCGCAGCTGCTTGTCTGGCCTTCTCTCTATGAAGGTTTCGGACTTCCGGTCCTTGAAGCCATGTCCTGCGGAACACCGGTAATAACATCGGATGCTTCTTCGATGCCTGAGGTCGCCGGTGATGCGGCGGTCCTCGTTAACCCGTATAATATAGACGGGATAGCGGACGCGATCAGGGGCCTGCTTTCAAACAAAGAACGGAGGCTTGCGTTGTCACAAAAAGGACTTGCAAGGGCAAAACTGTTCTCCGCGAAGAAGATGGCGTCCGACACGCTTGAACTCTACAGAAAGGCCGCGATGCGATGA
- a CDS encoding glycosyltransferase, giving the protein MRIGYNLLEPVDPILEETIKYHCGTDSGNANLIFSFNKKRRQGIETLPCSPMFLPQKPEGQMSWIRQQISLPFAIVRNNIDILFCPAMNLPLRQPCKTAVLIEDPGPIIFRDEKFCGLDDKIKYFFRVSAAKKANRIFVFSSFNKKVIAKALKIDPARIDILPRPVLDIFRPVFDTERIQKILNKHNIGSPYYFYCGDFFNKNNIKELIEIFIGLLMHKSNATLVLAGRGVGSLEQMKENNVLRNRIVFIEGTDDEELTLLFNGAAAFISASLFEPFPVRAQQAAACGVPVICYDNSSFSEILGDACILIKNGDKQSFVKAMCDAKDNQNLRLKLRALGIQRARSFTLDKTSEALLKSFKDIDREKYYPDAK; this is encoded by the coding sequence ATGCGGATAGGCTACAATCTCCTCGAACCGGTCGATCCCATCCTCGAAGAGACTATAAAATATCACTGCGGCACGGACAGCGGCAACGCTAACCTGATATTCAGCTTTAACAAAAAACGGCGTCAGGGGATCGAAACCCTTCCCTGCTCTCCGATGTTCCTGCCCCAAAAGCCCGAGGGACAGATGTCCTGGATACGCCAGCAGATCTCCCTGCCGTTCGCGATCGTCAGGAACAATATAGACATCCTTTTCTGCCCAGCGATGAACCTGCCTCTGAGGCAGCCCTGCAAGACAGCCGTTCTTATTGAAGATCCTGGCCCTATAATATTCCGGGATGAAAAGTTTTGCGGCCTTGATGACAAGATCAAATACTTTTTCAGGGTCTCCGCCGCGAAAAAGGCCAACAGGATATTTGTTTTCTCCTCGTTCAACAAAAAAGTGATAGCCAAAGCGCTGAAGATCGACCCCGCTAGGATCGATATCCTGCCCCGCCCTGTTTTAGATATCTTCAGGCCTGTATTTGACACTGAGCGCATACAAAAAATTTTGAATAAACACAATATCGGCAGTCCCTATTATTTCTACTGCGGAGATTTTTTCAATAAGAACAACATTAAGGAATTGATAGAGATCTTTATCGGCCTGCTGATGCATAAAAGCAATGCCACTCTTGTCCTGGCGGGCCGGGGAGTAGGGAGCCTGGAACAAATGAAAGAGAACAACGTGCTGAGGAACAGGATCGTCTTCATTGAAGGAACGGACGACGAGGAGCTCACCCTTTTATTCAACGGCGCGGCGGCGTTCATTTCCGCTTCTTTGTTCGAACCGTTTCCCGTGCGCGCCCAGCAGGCGGCCGCGTGCGGCGTGCCCGTGATCTGCTATGACAACTCGTCATTTTCCGAGATACTCGGCGACGCCTGCATCCTGATAAAGAACGGGGACAAGCAGTCGTTCGTAAAAGCTATGTGCGACGCAAAGGACAACCAGAACCTCAGGCTCAAATTACGGGCGCTGGGAATACAGAGGGCAAGATCGTTCACTCTGGACAAAACCTCGGAAGCTCTCCTTAAGTCTTTTAAAGATATTGACAGGGAAAAATATTATCCGGATGCAAAGTAA
- a CDS encoding ABC transporter ATP-binding protein: MRLFSRLLKYIKPYTGQLALAVICMFVFSLSNIIIIPLVSQISKAVAEKNFYFLNALIGATVLVFFVKGIFQYGQIYFAQFVSQRVVTDLRVEVFTHIQDLPLSFYSKWKTGEVMSRIINDIATIQIAIVTIAAEIFPQVLTLFGVLGYLFYLNWRLTLMALLTTPVFIFTISKFGEQMREIGRNVQKKIADIASILQETIVGARVVKSFGMEKHEVERFKTVTEHSFDWFMKEAQVDATQRPLVGFLQILAVVLVIWYGCLEVVSGRLSPADLIAFFTGAVLLIDPVINISRINTTIQRTLASAERVFEVINITPSIKEVPGAIEMARLSGEVEFKNISFAYEKDEEVLSNINLKVKSGEKLAIVGPSGSGKTSIINLIPRFYDPTEGTVLVDGHDIKNVKLQSLRKQIGIVPQETLLFSGTIKENIKYGNILATDEQIREAAKTANAHGFIMELPDKYDTVVGERGMTLSGGERQRIAIARTVLRDPGILILDEATSSLDSESEKLIQESLRILMKGRTSFIIAHRLSTVQDADRIIVLKDGRIIEEGTHHKLIEKDGFYKRLHDLQFRDT; encoded by the coding sequence ATGAGATTGTTTTCCCGCCTTCTTAAATATATCAAGCCCTACACCGGACAGCTTGCTTTGGCGGTCATATGCATGTTCGTGTTCTCCCTGTCCAATATCATCATCATCCCTTTGGTCAGCCAGATCTCAAAAGCCGTCGCGGAAAAGAACTTTTATTTCCTTAACGCGCTCATCGGCGCCACGGTGCTGGTGTTCTTTGTAAAAGGGATATTCCAGTACGGACAGATCTATTTCGCGCAGTTCGTTAGCCAGAGGGTGGTCACAGACCTAAGGGTCGAGGTATTTACCCATATCCAGGACCTGCCGCTCAGTTTCTATTCTAAGTGGAAGACCGGCGAAGTGATGAGCCGCATCATCAATGACATAGCGACCATACAGATCGCTATCGTGACGATCGCCGCCGAAATATTTCCCCAGGTCCTTACTTTGTTCGGCGTTTTGGGGTATCTTTTTTATCTCAACTGGAGACTGACCCTGATGGCCCTTCTGACCACTCCCGTTTTTATCTTCACCATCTCAAAGTTCGGGGAGCAGATGAGAGAGATCGGACGTAATGTCCAGAAAAAGATAGCTGATATCGCGTCCATCCTTCAGGAAACAATTGTCGGCGCCAGGGTCGTAAAATCCTTCGGCATGGAAAAACATGAAGTTGAACGTTTCAAGACAGTGACAGAGCACAGTTTCGACTGGTTCATGAAAGAAGCTCAGGTCGACGCGACGCAGAGGCCGCTTGTCGGCTTTTTGCAGATACTGGCGGTCGTCCTGGTCATCTGGTACGGCTGTCTCGAAGTCGTCAGCGGAAGGCTCTCCCCTGCCGACCTGATCGCGTTCTTCACGGGAGCCGTGCTTTTGATCGATCCTGTCATAAATATTTCCAGAATAAACACGACGATACAGAGGACGCTTGCCTCGGCCGAAAGAGTTTTCGAGGTTATCAACATAACGCCGTCTATTAAGGAAGTGCCGGGCGCGATCGAGATGGCGCGCCTGTCAGGTGAAGTGGAGTTCAAAAATATCTCTTTCGCGTATGAAAAAGATGAGGAGGTGCTCAGCAATATAAATCTGAAAGTAAAGAGCGGGGAGAAACTTGCGATAGTCGGGCCTTCCGGCTCCGGCAAGACAAGCATCATCAACCTGATCCCGAGGTTCTACGATCCGACTGAAGGGACCGTTCTTGTAGACGGTCATGATATTAAGAACGTAAAACTTCAGAGCTTAAGAAAGCAGATCGGGATCGTGCCGCAGGAAACGCTTCTCTTCAGCGGGACAATAAAAGAGAACATAAAGTACGGCAATATCCTGGCAACGGATGAACAGATCAGGGAAGCCGCAAAGACCGCCAACGCGCACGGTTTTATCATGGAACTTCCGGATAAATACGACACTGTCGTCGGAGAAAGAGGGATGACCCTTTCCGGCGGTGAAAGGCAGCGCATAGCTATAGCAAGAACGGTCCTGCGCGATCCCGGGATATTGATACTTGACGAAGCGACCTCATCTCTGGACAGTGAATCAGAGAAGCTCATCCAGGAATCGCTCAGGATACTGATGAAAGGAAGGACATCGTTCATAATCGCCCACAGGCTGTCAACGGTCCAGGACGCCGACAGGATAATCGTCCTGAAGGACGGCAGGATCATCGAAGAAGGCACGCACCATAAGCTCATCGAAAAGGACGGGTTTTACAAGAGATTGCATGATCTGCAGTTCAGGGACACATGA
- the thrC gene encoding threonine synthase yields the protein MKYKGLIDRYRQYLPVTGKTPVITFFEGNTPLLPAENLSKKLGLKVFLKYEGANPTGSFKDRGMTMAISKAKEKGFKAVACASTGNTSASAAAYSARAGMDCVVVIPGGKIALGKLAQAIMHGAKVFAIDGNFDKALEIIKELCEKYPIELVNSINPFRIEGQKTAAFEIVDLMGDAPDHLCIPVGNAGNITAYWKGFRQYYDNKKSAKLPKMLGFQAEGSAPIVKGHPIEKPETIATAIRIGNPASWKSAVAAAEESNGSIRAVTDDEIISAYKYVASNEGVFCEPASAASIAGLLKYGGEIPKGSTVVCVLTGHGLKDPDTAVRSGTKVIEVPSKIEEIVKHLGY from the coding sequence ATGAAATACAAAGGCCTCATCGACCGTTACAGGCAATATCTGCCGGTGACCGGCAAAACTCCGGTCATCACATTTTTTGAAGGCAACACTCCCCTGCTGCCCGCAGAGAACCTCAGCAAGAAACTGGGGCTTAAAGTATTCCTTAAATATGAAGGCGCTAATCCAACGGGATCTTTCAAGGACCGCGGGATGACGATGGCTATCAGCAAGGCAAAAGAAAAAGGTTTCAAGGCAGTCGCCTGCGCTTCTACGGGGAACACTTCAGCGTCAGCAGCCGCCTATTCGGCAAGAGCGGGAATGGATTGCGTGGTCGTGATACCCGGAGGCAAGATAGCCCTCGGAAAACTCGCTCAGGCGATAATGCACGGCGCCAAAGTATTCGCGATAGACGGGAATTTCGACAAGGCACTGGAGATCATCAAAGAGCTCTGCGAAAAATATCCCATCGAGCTCGTCAATTCGATAAATCCTTTCAGGATCGAAGGCCAAAAGACCGCGGCGTTCGAAATAGTGGATCTAATGGGAGATGCTCCTGATCATCTTTGCATCCCTGTCGGGAACGCGGGAAACATCACAGCGTACTGGAAAGGTTTCAGGCAGTATTATGACAATAAGAAGTCCGCAAAACTTCCAAAGATGCTCGGCTTTCAGGCGGAAGGGTCAGCTCCGATAGTCAAGGGCCATCCGATCGAAAAGCCTGAGACGATCGCGACCGCGATAAGGATCGGGAATCCCGCGAGCTGGAAAAGTGCTGTCGCGGCAGCAGAAGAATCTAACGGATCGATCCGGGCTGTTACCGATGACGAAATAATCAGCGCGTATAAATATGTCGCCTCAAATGAGGGAGTTTTCTGCGAGCCTGCCTCCGCCGCTTCTATCGCCGGGCTCCTGAAATACGGGGGCGAGATCCCGAAAGGCTCGACAGTCGTCTGCGTCCTGACCGGGCACGGGCTGAAAGATCCGGATACCGCCGTCAGGTCCGGAACAAAAGTTATCGAAGTCCCGTCAAAGATCGAAGAAATAGTCAAACACCTCGGTTACTGA
- the purN gene encoding phosphoribosylglycinamide formyltransferase produces MGKINIVVLISGRGSNLQAIINGIETGKVDARISCVISNKPDAFGLERAKQHNIPSAVVNSKEFKDKGGYEKELLRVIDDYKPDLICLAGYMRIVGADIIKKYKGKIMNIHPALLPSFPGLHGQKQAIDYGAKVSGCSVHFVDEGCDTGPIILQAAVPVTDDDTEETLSERILAEEHKAYPKAIQLFAKRKLKIEGRKVRIQ; encoded by the coding sequence ATGGGAAAGATAAACATTGTCGTGCTCATTTCCGGCAGGGGTTCGAACCTACAGGCAATAATAAATGGCATCGAGACCGGCAAAGTAGATGCCAGGATCTCATGCGTCATATCAAATAAACCCGATGCTTTCGGTCTGGAAAGGGCTAAACAGCACAATATACCCTCTGCGGTCGTGAATAGTAAGGAATTCAAAGATAAGGGGGGTTACGAAAAAGAACTTTTAAGGGTCATAGATGATTACAAGCCAGACCTTATCTGTCTTGCGGGGTATATGCGGATAGTAGGCGCGGACATTATTAAAAAGTATAAAGGAAAGATAATGAACATCCATCCGGCCCTTCTGCCTTCGTTCCCGGGACTTCACGGCCAGAAACAGGCGATCGACTACGGGGCCAAGGTCTCAGGCTGCAGTGTCCACTTCGTCGATGAGGGATGCGATACCGGCCCGATAATACTCCAGGCCGCTGTTCCCGTGACGGATGATGATACCGAAGAGACTCTTTCGGAGCGTATCTTAGCCGAAGAGCACAAAGCGTATCCGAAAGCGATACAGTTGTTCGCAAAGAGAAAATTAAAGATAGAAGGGAGAAAAGTCAGGATACAATGA
- the purH gene encoding bifunctional phosphoribosylaminoimidazolecarboxamide formyltransferase/IMP cyclohydrolase, with the protein MKQQRYAVISVFEKRGIKQFAKGLVRHGFKIIASGGTAKELKKAGIKVVEVSKITKFPEMLDGRVKTLHPKIHGGLLFRRDIPEHVKTAKKYGIPQIDIVVINLYPFEKVISKKNFTHEEAIENIDIGGPAMVRAASKNYEHVAVVTDPDMYSDILRELKENKGQISSQTKERLLRAAFALTSRYDAAILSYLNPAKDTELFPKKLSIHLEKIQDLRYGENPHQAAAFYRQEGGGITDAVQLHGKELSYNNILDIEAAYSIASYFVNPTIAIVKHNNPCGVATSSSVCDAYLKAYKCDKISAYGGIVASNRPIDEKTSKEISKLFVEVVIAPDYSGGAVDILKEKKNLRILKCPVLSSAKRRGSADYKRVSGGVLVQETDLAELTMSDISVVTKRQPSLNEMEDLFFAWGVCKFVKSNAIVVVKNGATIGIGAGQMNRVGSAAIALKQAGTAAKKAVLASDGFFPFADSIEAGHKSGISAVIQPGGSVRDEEVIKAADKYKITMMFTGRRHFRH; encoded by the coding sequence ATGAAACAGCAAAGATATGCGGTAATAAGCGTTTTTGAAAAAAGAGGGATCAAGCAGTTCGCAAAAGGATTGGTCAGGCACGGTTTTAAGATCATCGCCAGCGGCGGTACGGCAAAAGAATTAAAAAAAGCCGGAATAAAGGTTGTCGAGGTGTCAAAGATAACAAAGTTCCCCGAGATGCTTGACGGCCGGGTCAAGACGCTTCATCCCAAGATCCACGGGGGCCTTCTTTTCAGGCGTGATATCCCGGAGCACGTGAAGACGGCGAAAAAATACGGGATCCCGCAGATAGATATCGTTGTAATAAATCTTTATCCTTTTGAAAAGGTCATCTCAAAAAAGAACTTCACTCATGAAGAAGCGATCGAGAATATCGATATCGGCGGGCCCGCGATGGTGAGAGCGGCTTCGAAAAATTATGAACACGTCGCGGTAGTTACCGATCCCGACATGTACAGCGATATCCTCAGGGAGCTGAAAGAGAACAAGGGGCAGATCAGCTCGCAGACAAAAGAAAGGCTGTTGAGGGCCGCGTTCGCGCTCACGTCAAGGTACGATGCGGCGATACTTTCGTATCTCAACCCCGCGAAAGACACGGAACTTTTCCCGAAAAAACTTTCCATACATCTTGAAAAGATACAGGACCTGCGGTACGGCGAGAATCCCCACCAGGCGGCGGCGTTCTACAGGCAGGAGGGCGGAGGGATAACGGACGCGGTCCAGCTCCACGGCAAAGAGCTTTCATATAATAATATCCTGGACATCGAAGCCGCTTATTCAATTGCATCATATTTTGTCAATCCGACTATTGCAATAGTAAAACATAATAATCCATGCGGGGTCGCGACTTCATCTTCCGTGTGCGATGCTTATCTTAAAGCCTATAAATGCGATAAAATATCGGCTTATGGCGGAATAGTGGCTTCGAACAGGCCGATAGACGAAAAAACGTCAAAAGAGATCTCAAAACTCTTTGTCGAGGTAGTCATAGCGCCCGATTATTCCGGAGGGGCTGTCGATATTTTAAAAGAAAAAAAGAACCTCAGGATATTAAAATGTCCCGTGCTTTCTTCCGCGAAAAGAAGGGGTTCCGCGGATTACAAGAGGGTCTCCGGAGGCGTGCTTGTGCAGGAGACTGACCTCGCGGAACTCACGATGTCGGATATCAGCGTTGTCACAAAAAGGCAGCCGTCGCTCAACGAGATGGAAGACCTGTTCTTTGCGTGGGGCGTCTGCAAGTTCGTAAAATCGAACGCGATAGTTGTCGTGAAGAACGGCGCGACGATCGGGATCGGCGCGGGCCAGATGAACAGGGTAGGCTCGGCGGCGATAGCTCTTAAACAGGCCGGTACAGCCGCGAAGAAAGCGGTCCTGGCGTCAGACGGGTTCTTCCCGTTCGCTGATTCGATCGAAGCCGGCCACAAGAGCGGTATTTCCGCGGTGATCCAGCCGGGCGGTTCGGTCAGGGACGAAGAAGTTATAAAGGCCGCGGATAAATATAAGATCACGATGATGTTCACGGGAAGAAGGCATTTCAGGCACTGA